The following are encoded together in the Zingiber officinale cultivar Zhangliang chromosome 8A, Zo_v1.1, whole genome shotgun sequence genome:
- the LOC122010270 gene encoding uncharacterized protein LOC122010270 isoform X2, whose amino-acid sequence MAARSILEPLEICFSDLQLMSSHSPQLSPAELSRIESLTAAVMQALGPSGPGLLVITGVPRAPGLRRDLLPLARKIALLGRKDRARVLKAEDCSHISCCQQSSSPDAHAYLQLFDIKKNIIYFVRSPPESFIVQVGEAADILTRGKLCSTLHSVSRPTDIQNLSRETFVVFLQPAWDKVLSSSEFPCLDETSNQVERLARNVSSVPKEENAPTRPTISDSEDAPELMQEILEKIPPLSIRYKKEMTFAEFSRETTKQYYSSSGTQSTR is encoded by the exons ATGGCGGCGAGGAGTATCCTTGAACCACTGGAGATCTGCTTCTCCGATCTTCAACTCATGTCTTCGCATTCTCCTCAACTCTCCCCAGCAGAGCTATCGCGGATCGAATCGCTCACTGCTGCGGTCATGCAAGCCCTAGGGCCCTCTGGGCCCGGCCTTCTCGTTATCACCGGCGTGCCCAGAGCTCCTGGTCTCCGCAGAGACCTTCTTCCCCTCGCTCGAAAGATCGCCCTCCTCGGCCGCAAGGACCGCGCTCGCGTCCTCAAG GCAGAAGATTGCAGTCATATTTCATGCTGTCAGCAGTCTTCTTCACCAGATGCACATGCATATCTCCAGTTGTTTGATATAAAGAAGAATATAATCTATTTTGTGAGATCCCCACCTGAGAGTTTCATCGTTCAGGTAGGGGAAGCAGCTGATATATTGACTAGAGGTAAGCTTTGTTCCACACTTCACTCTGTCAGTAGGCCTACTGACATTCAGAACTTGAGCAGGGAGACTTTTGTTGTGTTCCTGCAGCCAGCTTGGGACAAAGTTTTGTCCTCTTCTGAATTTCCTTGCCTAGACGAAACAAGCAATCAGGTAGAAAGACTTGCAAGAAATGTCAGCTCTGTACCCAAGGAAGAAAATGCTCCTACAAGACCTACCATCAGTGATTCTGAGGATGCACCAGAATTAATGCAAGAGATACTAGAGAAGATACCACCTCTATCTATTCGATATAAAAAAGAAATGACCTTTGCAGAGTTTTCCCGTGAGACTACCAAGCAATACTATAGCAGCAGCGGCACTCAGTCAACAAGATAG
- the LOC122010269 gene encoding 60S acidic ribosomal protein P2B-like, which yields MKIVAAYLLAVLGGNPNPSADDIRSILESVGAEAEDKRINHFLAEVKGKDITEVIAAGREKFASVPSGGSVAAIGVAAPASGGASGAPAAEEPKKEEKVEEKEESDEDMGFSLFD from the exons ATGAAAATTGTGGCGGCTTATCTCCTCGCCGTCCTCGGCGGCAACCCCAACCCCTCCGCCGATGATATAAGATCCATCCTTGAATCAG TGGGAGCGGAGGCAGAGGATAAGAGGATCAACCACTTCCTCGCGGAAGTCAAGGGCAAGGACATAACGGAAGTCATCGCTGCTGGCCGGGAGAAGTTCGCTTCCGTGCCCTCCGGTGGCTCTGTGGCTGCTATCGGGGTCGCCGCCCCAGCTAGTGGCGGCGCGAGCGGCGCCCCAGCTGCAGAGGAAcctaagaaggaggagaaggtggaGGAGAAAGAGGAATCCGACGAG GATATGGGCTTTAGTTTGTTCGATTAA
- the LOC122012889 gene encoding transcription factor PAR2-like, with translation MDGDGKADAGLLERSRRIKMAAEVGLARSSPGRHWSRELLRRRLLDNKEETTCEAAASSLGVEKPEEELVEARVRTLQRLVPGGEDLGVESLFEETADYIEALREQVSAMRALACLLHGFQRTRGGAAEGDDATKTEFRETK, from the coding sequence ATGGACGGCGATGGGAAAGCCGACGCCGGCCTCCTCGAGCGGAGCCGGCGGATCAAGATGGCGGCCGAGGTCGGACTCGCCCGCTCCTCTCCCGGCCGCCACTGGAGCCGCGAGCTCCTCCGCCGTCGCCTTCTGGACAACAAAGAGGAGACGACGTGCGAGGCGGCAGCGTCGTCGTTGGGGGTGGAAAAGCCAGAGGAGGAGCTGGTGGAGGCTCGAGTGAGGACTCTGCAGCGGCTGGTCCCCGGCGGCGAGGACCTCGGCGTGGAGAGCCTGTTCGAGGAGACGGCCGACTACATCGAGGCGCTGCGGGAGCAGGTGAGCGCAATGCGGGCGTTGGCGTGCTTGCTCCATGGCTTCCAAAGGACAAGAGGCGGAGCCGCAGAGGGCGATGATGCAACGAAAACAGAGTTTAGAGAGACTAAATGA
- the LOC122010270 gene encoding uncharacterized protein LOC122010270 isoform X1, translated as MAARSILEPLEICFSDLQLMSSHSPQLSPAELSRIESLTAAVMQALGPSGPGLLVITGVPRAPGLRRDLLPLARKIALLGRKDRARVLKDHSLGSDVPLKNPNRNVSSCALQLTYSQNLNSQLSSTTLKSAVENHYSGEGYPVNDCFDNLDVEFKNLGTTFKELGLCMMELGIQLAEVCDRAIGYTELKQSIIDGSAKGRLIHYHSAIDNIILKETNTRKKEFKRKTQQAENGIFPSNRCTMQRYPKERISKSISNLWQQWHYDYGIFTVLTSPLFMVSCQAEDCSHISCCQQSSSPDAHAYLQLFDIKKNIIYFVRSPPESFIVQVGEAADILTRGKLCSTLHSVSRPTDIQNLSRETFVVFLQPAWDKVLSSSEFPCLDETSNQVERLARNVSSVPKEENAPTRPTISDSEDAPELMQEILEKIPPLSIRYKKEMTFAEFSRETTKQYYSSSGTQSTR; from the exons ATGGCGGCGAGGAGTATCCTTGAACCACTGGAGATCTGCTTCTCCGATCTTCAACTCATGTCTTCGCATTCTCCTCAACTCTCCCCAGCAGAGCTATCGCGGATCGAATCGCTCACTGCTGCGGTCATGCAAGCCCTAGGGCCCTCTGGGCCCGGCCTTCTCGTTATCACCGGCGTGCCCAGAGCTCCTGGTCTCCGCAGAGACCTTCTTCCCCTCGCTCGAAAGATCGCCCTCCTCGGCCGCAAGGACCGCGCTCGCGTCCTCAAG GATCATAGCTTGGGCAGTGATGTTCCCTTAAAGAATCCTAATAGAAACGTGTCATCCTGCGCTTTGCAGTTGACGTATTCACAAAATCTAAATTCTCAATTATCATCAACTACTCTGAAAAGTGCAGTAGAAAACCATTACAGTGGAGAAGGATATCCTGTTAATGATTGTTTTGATAATCTTGATGTGGAGTTTAAGAACCTTGGAACCACTTTCAAAGAACTTGGTCTTTGCATGATGGAACTTGGTATTCAACTAGCAGAAGTTTGTGATAGAGCCATTGGTTACACAGAGTTAAAACAAAGCATCATTGATGGCAGTGCAAAAGGGCGTCTCATTCATTATCATTCTGCCATAGATAACATTATTctcaaagaaacaaacacaaggaAAAAAGAGTTCAAAAGAAAAACTCAACAAGCTGAGAATGGTATTTTTCCTTCAAACAGATGTACAATGCAAAGATATCCTAAAGAAAGGATTAGCAAGTCTATATCCAATCTGTGGCAGCAATGGCACTATGATTATGGAATTTTCACTGTTCTAACATCACCATTGTTTATGGTTTCCTGTCAGGCAGAAGATTGCAGTCATATTTCATGCTGTCAGCAGTCTTCTTCACCAGATGCACATGCATATCTCCAGTTGTTTGATATAAAGAAGAATATAATCTATTTTGTGAGATCCCCACCTGAGAGTTTCATCGTTCAGGTAGGGGAAGCAGCTGATATATTGACTAGAGGTAAGCTTTGTTCCACACTTCACTCTGTCAGTAGGCCTACTGACATTCAGAACTTGAGCAGGGAGACTTTTGTTGTGTTCCTGCAGCCAGCTTGGGACAAAGTTTTGTCCTCTTCTGAATTTCCTTGCCTAGACGAAACAAGCAATCAGGTAGAAAGACTTGCAAGAAATGTCAGCTCTGTACCCAAGGAAGAAAATGCTCCTACAAGACCTACCATCAGTGATTCTGAGGATGCACCAGAATTAATGCAAGAGATACTAGAGAAGATACCACCTCTATCTATTCGATATAAAAAAGAAATGACCTTTGCAGAGTTTTCCCGTGAGACTACCAAGCAATACTATAGCAGCAGCGGCACTCAGTCAACAAGATAG
- the LOC122011260 gene encoding cytochrome P450 72A397-like codes for MTLLVTIENWAALSSWLLLLLFPVWALAEALNVLWWRPWRMERALREQGLTGTAYRFLYGDLKEMRRFLMEAVSKPMPLSHDIALRVAPFIAHKIREFGGTSFTWSGPVPRVALLEPELVKEVFVKKFDQVARPGLSAYQRYFVTGIFSYEGEKWSKHRKMLNPAFHLEKLKQMLPVFCSCCTDMVEKWEGMVGPEGSFQVDVWPELQDFTADVISRTAFGSNYKEGRKIFQLQTEQTELILLALQSVYIPGFRFLPTPKNNRRKAIHREARSILIGIIRKREEAMKKGEPTKQDLLGLMLESSSKHAQETGEKNAGMTYEDVIEECKLFYFAGQETTSILITTTMIVLSMHPDWQVKAREEVLQLFGKDKPEYNELSSLKIMTMILYEVLRLYPPVPVLERRTFKPVQIGSLLIPSGAVLVLPTVLIHRDPSNWGDDAEEFNPMRFSQGVSMALKEQYAFFPFGGGPRICIGQNFAMLEAKMALSVILQRFSFEFSASYAHAPTRRFTLQPQHGVPLKLHRLGTT; via the exons ATGACGTTACTTGTGACGATCGAGAATTGGGCCGCATTGTCGTCGTGGCTGCTGCTGCTGTTGTTTCCAGTATGGGCGTTGGCGGAGGCGCTCAACGTCCTGTGGTGGCGGCCGTGGCGAATGGAGCGGGCGCTCCGGGAGCAGGGGCTCACCGGCACCGCCTACCGCTTCCTGTACGGAGACCTCAAGGAGATGAGACGCTTCCTAATGGAAGCGGTGTCGAAGCCCATGCCTCTCTCCCACGACATTGCTCTTCGCGTCGCTCCTTTCATCGCCCATAAAATTAGGGAATTCG GTGGAACATCCTTTACTTGGTCAGGGCCCGTTCCCCGAGTGGCTCTGTTGGAGCCAGAGCTAGTGAAGGAAGTTTTCGTCAAGAAGTTTGATCAAGTAGCGCGACCAGGCTTGAGCGCCTACCAACGATACTTCGTCACAGGCATTTTCAGCTATGAAGGTGAGAAATGGTCCAAGCACAGGAAGATGTTAAATCCCGCTTTCCACTTGGAGAAGTTGAAG CAAATGTTGCCGGTATTCTGTAGCTGTTGCACGGACATGGTTGAGAAATGGGAGGGGATGGTTGGCCCAGAAGGGTCTTTCCAAGTAGATGTTTGGCCAGAGTTGCAAGACTTCACTGCAGATGTTATTTCTCGAACTGCATTCGGTAGCAACTACAAAGAAGGAAGGAAGATTTTCCAACTACAAACTGAGCAAACTGAGCTGATACTTCTAGCTTTGCAGTCTGTATATATCCCAGGTTTCAG ATTCTTGCCTACACCGAAGAATAACAGAAGAAAAGCAATTCATAGGGAAGCCCGATCAATTCTAATAGGTATAATAAGGAAGAGGGAGGAGGCCATGAAGAAGGGTGAACCAACAAAACAGGATCTCTTGGGCTTGATGCTGGAGTCCAGCTCGAAACACGCCCAAGAAACGGGTGAAAAGAATGCAGGGATGACTTACGAAGACGTGATCGAGGAATGCAAGCTCTTTTACTTCGCCGGACAAGAAACGACGTCCATCTTAATAACCACCACGATGATCGTCTTGAGCATGCATCCCGACTGGCAAGTAAAAGCCAGAGAAGAAGTTCTGCAACTCTTTGGCAAAGACAAACCCGAATATAATGAACTGAGCAGTTTGAAGATT ATGACAATGATCCTGTATGAGGTTCTTAGGCTATACCCACCGGTTCCTGTGCTTGAAAGAAGAACTTTTAAGCCAGTACAGATAGGAAGCCTGTTGATTCCGTCAGGGGCAGTGCTCGTCCTGCCGACGGTGTTGATCCACCGAGATCCAAGTAACTGGGGGGATGACGCGGAGGAGTTCAATCCGATGCGATTCTCACAAGGGGTTTCCATGGCATTGAAAGAGCAGTATGCATTCTTCCCCTTTGGCGGGGGTCCTCGCATCTGTATCGGTCAGAATTTCGCAATGCTCGAAGCTAAGATGGCGCTCAGTGTGATTCTACAGAGGTTTTCTTTCGAATTTTCAGCGTCCTATGCCCATGCTCCCACCAGACGTTTCACCCTTCAACCTCAACATGGCGTTCCGTTGAAGCTTCACAGACTCGGAACAACCTAG